In Hyla sarda isolate aHylSar1 chromosome 12, aHylSar1.hap1, whole genome shotgun sequence, a genomic segment contains:
- the LOC130296562 gene encoding tigger transposable element-derived protein 3-like, protein MNTANQVQTYKKRRDSTLAEKVKILELLQQPKASQSSVARNMGLSQSTISRVMKKREEILERWNHNENPSRKRNRPFKHAKVDEALLEWLLFAKANKFPISGPILMRQAETIAKEIGCPQFKPSNGWLWRWKERYRLFYRAEVLPGERWFGGIGEGEYVKILPKDSQMVRLELNGGAEGRASGSHYNPSGQIQGERSEHMMSMLRGQAAQVDVFSRSALLAQIAKDYPLQDIFCAVGSPFHFRILAKQGMNAAPKETVCIWFCCNINGTQRLKLIVTHNLPSRSVGSHCLSPVSLKASHNGHMTDNLLIEWLLNWDAKLDRQERKILLAFTANNTGPKVKLRNISLCIFPKEHVSSNHYFGVELVNEFGMLYRELLLERLQDETTAGRKSEASLLQKMCEISLVEASYTMNKAWLRVTPHTIKSCFQKQEVVRILCSATRDPSEAKSREDLSFSILQESNSNAANYTTPTTVLVSHRTPTIKEEEEDESPGFKTSHKKTLYPNQKLKASDKEDRASYSGLESYPRLSAGPEEISTIVVKSEVPRERVSVEEIKEACDIIQQFLCHENQDMSIFCALQSQIERCLTNPTNDQVMM, encoded by the coding sequence ATGAATACCGCAAACCAGGTACAGACCTACAAGAAGAGACGGGACTCCACCCTGGCAGAAAAGGTGAAGATCCTAGAACTTCTCCAACAACCCAAAGCGTCTCAGTCATCAGTGGCCAGGAACATGGGACTCTCACAGTCCACAATTAGTCGTGTCATGAAAAAGAGAGAAGAGATTCTAGAGCGCTGGAACCATAATGAGAACCCGAGTCGTAAGCGTAATAGACCCTTCAAACACGCCAAGGTGGACGAGGCTCTACTGGAATGGCTTCTCTTCGCCAAGGCCAATAAGTTTCCCATTTCTGGACCAATACTTATGAGACAGGCTGAAACCATTGCAAAAGAAATCGGATGCCCGCAGTTTAAACCATCGAATGGGTGGCTGTGGAGGTGGAAGGAACGGTACAGACTCTTCTACAGGGCAGAAGTCCTACCGGGGGAGAGGTGGTTTGGCGGTATCGGTGAAGGTGAGTATGTAAAAATCCTACCTAAGGATTCACAGATGGTCAGACTGGAACTGAAcggtggagcagaaggaagagcTAGTGGAAGCCATTACAACCCTAGTGGACAAATCCAAGGAGAACGGAGCGAGCACATGATGTCCATGCTCCGCGGCCAAGCTGCTCAAGTAGATGTTTTTAGTAGATCGGCATTGCTTGCTCAAATTGCTAAAGATTACCCTTTACAAGACATTTTCTGTGCCGTGGGGTCGCCTTTCCATTTCAGAATCCTGGCCAAGCAAGGGATGAACGCCGCGCCAAAGGAAACGGTCTGCATCTGGTTCTGCTGCAACATCAACGGGACGCAACGACTAAAATTGATAGTCACTCACAATCTTCCTTCCAGATCTGTCGGAAGCCATTGCCTTTCTCCGGTGTCTCTTAAAGCCAGTCATAATGGACACATGACCGATAACTTACTCATCGAGTGGCTTCTCAACTGGGACGCTAAACTCGATAGACAGGAAAGAAAAATTCTTCTGGCCTTCACGGCGAATAATACGGGACCCAAAGTGAAGCTTAGAAATatctcattgtgtattttccccaAAGAACACGTTTCGTCCAACCATTACTTTGGCGTAGAGTTGGTCAACGAGTTTGGCATGCTCTACAGGGAACTTCTCCTAGAGAGGTTGCAAGATGAGACCACCGCCGGTAGAAAAAGTGAGGCCTCTCTGCTCCAGAAGATGTGTGAGATATCACTGGTAGAGGCCAGTTACACCATGAATAAAGCTTGGTTGAGAGTGACACCACATACCATCAAATCTTGTTTCCAGAAGCAGGAAGTGGTGCGAATTCTTTGCTCTGCCACGCGGGATCCATCGGAGGCCAAATCCCGTGAAGACCTATCattttccattttacaagaaagcaACAGTAACGCTGCAAATTACACAACGCCAACCACGGTCCTGGTCTCCCACCGAACGCCGACCatcaaggaggaggaggaggatgaaagcCCTGGATTCAAAACCTCCCACAAAAAAACATTGTATCCAAATCAAAAACTCAAAGCAAGTGACAAGGAGGATCGGGCCTCGTACAGTGGTTTAGAGTCCTATCCAAGACTCTCTGCTGGCCCGGAGGAAATATCCACCATTGTGGTGAAGTCTGAAGTCCCTAGAGAGCGCGTGAGCGTCGAGGAGATCAAAGAAGCTTGTGACATCATCCAGCAGTTCTTGTGCCATGAAAACCAAGACATGAGCATCTTCTGCGCATTGCAAAGTCAAATCGAGAGATGTCTGACCAATCCAACCAATGACCAAGTAATGATGTGA